A section of the Bacillus sp. V2I10 genome encodes:
- a CDS encoding beta-glucosidase: MRLLKLCKVILVTTTIITVSLPFASQGVLPSKVEANTEAVGRCGDPAQRPWCNTSLSPDERAELLLKELTKEEKISLLAGDEIFGVGGAEGKHTGTSNGISRVGLPTMYYADGPVGPRQGKATALPAPMGLAATFDRQLSFSHGTVVANEVKNKGNDVVFAPTVNIMRTPLGGRTFEAFGEDPYLVTRMGVNWINGAQSEGVIANVKHYAMNNQEGIGRPEAHRGGVVGSRMTVNVNADERTQREIYLPHFEAAVKEANVGTVMCAYNRVGGQYSCENNRLLNDILKKEWGFKGFVLSDYLAAKNPIASLKNGLDFEPWPGVVYGEEAVTAAVESGQVTMAQIDEHIFRILRTMFAYGMFDRPPYKDDDSQIDKKAHALTAQQIEESAITLLKNENILPLDDKKVKSIAIVGAVADKYRSGGGSSNVTPFSYTTPLQAITERAGSNIQVHYDNGSDISRASNVAKDADVAIVFATDNMTQGNDRACLSLDCPGDKLSLTSQDEMISKVAEANPNTIVVLETGGPVLTPWRDKIKGLFEAWYPGQEGGTAIARVLFGDVDPGGRLPVTFPQKEADLPTAGDLEKYPGVGEEVYYKEGVFVGYRWFDSKNIEPAFEFGSGMSYTTFSYSNLRIKRANKDSGAKLNVIVKVTNTGNRTGVAVPQLYLGLPSPNPSVPQPPKQLKGFQKLSLPPGESAEFTLPLDDRAFSYWDVNSNGWRVADGDYKLMVGSSSRDILLNGTISILNNNIQKASINSSSNSEETSALPEDIDSSIIGLIIGER, from the coding sequence ATGAGATTATTAAAGCTTTGTAAGGTAATTCTTGTCACAACAACGATCATTACAGTATCTTTACCATTCGCTTCCCAGGGGGTTCTTCCTTCAAAAGTTGAAGCGAATACAGAAGCAGTTGGGCGATGTGGTGATCCGGCACAACGCCCCTGGTGTAACACTTCGCTCTCACCCGACGAACGTGCAGAATTATTGCTCAAAGAACTAACAAAGGAGGAGAAGATTTCATTACTTGCAGGTGATGAAATCTTTGGTGTTGGAGGAGCTGAGGGTAAACATACCGGCACAAGCAATGGTATATCTAGGGTAGGATTGCCTACCATGTATTACGCCGACGGTCCAGTCGGACCACGCCAAGGGAAAGCAACAGCCCTTCCAGCTCCAATGGGATTAGCTGCAACATTCGATCGCCAATTATCATTCTCACATGGTACTGTTGTTGCAAACGAGGTGAAGAATAAAGGGAACGATGTCGTTTTTGCACCAACAGTAAACATTATGCGTACACCACTTGGAGGTCGCACATTTGAAGCTTTTGGAGAAGATCCCTATCTTGTAACCCGTATGGGTGTGAATTGGATAAACGGGGCTCAGTCCGAAGGTGTCATTGCGAACGTAAAGCACTACGCAATGAATAACCAAGAGGGTATTGGTCGACCGGAGGCTCATCGCGGGGGAGTTGTTGGATCACGAATGACTGTTAACGTAAATGCTGATGAGCGAACTCAGCGTGAAATATACTTGCCTCATTTCGAGGCTGCAGTCAAGGAAGCCAACGTTGGTACAGTAATGTGCGCCTATAATAGAGTGGGTGGGCAATACAGCTGTGAAAATAACAGACTACTTAATGATATCCTTAAAAAGGAATGGGGCTTTAAGGGATTTGTTCTTTCAGACTATCTTGCAGCGAAAAATCCTATTGCCTCACTTAAAAATGGTTTAGACTTTGAACCATGGCCAGGAGTCGTATACGGTGAGGAAGCTGTTACTGCTGCAGTCGAAAGTGGCCAAGTCACTATGGCCCAGATAGACGAACACATTTTTAGAATCTTGCGTACCATGTTTGCTTATGGAATGTTTGATCGACCACCATACAAAGATGACGATAGCCAGATAGATAAAAAGGCACATGCACTTACTGCTCAGCAGATCGAAGAGTCTGCAATCACATTGTTGAAAAACGAAAATATACTTCCTCTTGATGATAAAAAGGTCAAGTCGATCGCGATTGTTGGTGCTGTTGCTGATAAGTATAGGAGTGGTGGCGGTTCATCCAATGTCACACCTTTCAGTTATACAACGCCACTCCAAGCGATTACTGAACGGGCGGGTTCAAACATACAGGTCCATTACGATAACGGCAGCGATATCTCCCGTGCTTCAAACGTGGCAAAGGATGCAGATGTAGCCATTGTCTTCGCAACAGATAATATGACCCAAGGCAATGACCGTGCTTGTTTGTCACTGGATTGTCCAGGCGACAAATTATCTTTAACTAGCCAAGATGAAATGATTTCTAAAGTAGCAGAAGCTAACCCAAATACGATTGTTGTATTAGAGACAGGAGGTCCTGTACTTACTCCATGGAGAGATAAAATTAAGGGACTTTTTGAAGCATGGTATCCTGGTCAAGAAGGCGGAACAGCTATCGCACGAGTTCTGTTTGGAGATGTAGATCCGGGTGGACGTTTGCCAGTAACCTTCCCGCAGAAGGAAGCAGATTTGCCGACTGCTGGTGATCTTGAGAAATACCCTGGTGTGGGTGAAGAAGTCTACTACAAAGAGGGCGTATTCGTGGGGTACCGTTGGTTTGATAGTAAGAACATAGAACCGGCTTTTGAGTTCGGTTCAGGAATGTCGTATACTACATTCAGCTACAGTAATCTTCGGATCAAACGAGCCAACAAAGATAGTGGAGCAAAGTTGAACGTCATCGTAAAGGTGACCAATACGGGAAATCGTACCGGTGTGGCAGTTCCGCAATTGTATTTAGGACTTCCTTCGCCGAATCCGTCTGTGCCGCAGCCACCGAAGCAGCTTAAAGGCTTCCAAAAGTTGTCCCTACCACCGGGAGAATCAGCTGAGTTTACGTTACCGCTTGATGATCGTGCCTTCTCCTACTGGGACGTCAACAGCAACGGATGGAGGGTTGCTGATGGAGACTATAAATTGATGGTGGGTAGCTCTTCACGAGACATCTTACTTAACGGTACTATATCGATTCTTAACAATAATATTCAGAAGGCTTCGATAAATTCTTCTTCCAATAGTGAAGAAACATCCGCCTTACCTGAAGACATCGATAGTAGTATTATTGGTTTGATCATCGGCGAACGGTAG
- a CDS encoding S8 family serine peptidase, with product MNRFFSSFIVLILVTSLLSGFAESNKANAATLEVDSELKRVLSSITDSTLVEAIITYPQMPDFTELNLVKSFGVQTKTFNNLPMIAVKGSKLQLLSLLTANLGAESIYYNKKLEYKLRDSRALIGAEKVWNDFGVTGKGVTVAVIDSGIDATHPDLPFGDKVVQNVKFLTGSSIFEPSETLYLENVANTDTSSGHGTHVAGTIAGNGTVSDGLYKGIAPDAKLVGLGTGEAIFVVWALEAFDYVLENQTKYGIDVISNSWGTSGEYSAKDPINVASKKAHDAGMVVTFAAGNEGPDDNTLNPYSAAPWVISVAAGTKDKKLADFSSRGVKGHTLLHPDITAPGVDIVAAKSSTGVVMNTLGTTTDATYIAPEHLPFYTTASGTSMATPHISGVVALMLQANDTLQPDHVLRLLQSTADAMTGYEYHEVGAGYVNAYKAVKVAASATRKSVNKY from the coding sequence ATGAATAGATTTTTTTCAAGTTTCATAGTTTTAATACTTGTCACTTCCTTGCTGTCTGGTTTTGCAGAATCGAATAAGGCAAACGCTGCAACATTAGAAGTTGACTCGGAATTAAAAAGAGTGCTTAGTTCCATTACTGACTCAACGCTGGTTGAAGCCATTATTACGTATCCACAAATGCCAGACTTTACTGAATTGAATCTTGTAAAAAGCTTTGGAGTACAAACAAAAACGTTTAATAACCTTCCGATGATCGCAGTAAAAGGTTCCAAATTACAACTGCTTTCATTACTGACAGCTAATCTTGGTGCAGAGTCTATTTATTATAATAAAAAGCTGGAATACAAACTGCGGGACAGCAGGGCACTTATTGGTGCAGAAAAAGTATGGAATGATTTTGGGGTGACAGGAAAAGGCGTAACAGTAGCGGTGATTGACTCTGGCATTGATGCTACGCATCCTGATCTTCCATTTGGCGATAAAGTTGTGCAAAACGTTAAGTTTTTGACAGGTTCAAGCATTTTTGAACCGTCTGAAACATTGTACCTTGAAAATGTTGCAAATACTGACACGTCTTCCGGACATGGTACCCACGTAGCAGGAACAATAGCTGGTAACGGTACCGTAAGCGATGGCCTATACAAAGGCATAGCTCCTGATGCAAAACTCGTTGGATTAGGAACAGGGGAAGCGATTTTTGTTGTCTGGGCGCTCGAGGCCTTTGATTATGTTCTTGAGAACCAGACGAAATATGGAATTGATGTGATTAGCAATAGCTGGGGAACGAGCGGAGAATACTCTGCGAAAGATCCGATCAACGTAGCAAGTAAAAAAGCGCATGACGCCGGTATGGTTGTCACATTTGCAGCAGGGAACGAAGGCCCTGACGACAACACGCTTAATCCTTATTCTGCAGCGCCATGGGTAATATCCGTGGCAGCGGGTACGAAGGATAAAAAGTTAGCGGACTTCTCTTCACGCGGCGTAAAGGGGCATACTCTGTTGCATCCTGACATTACCGCACCTGGGGTCGATATTGTAGCGGCAAAATCGAGTACTGGAGTTGTCATGAATACACTTGGCACTACGACGGATGCGACTTACATTGCCCCTGAGCATCTGCCGTTCTACACCACTGCAAGCGGTACGAGCATGGCAACACCTCACATTTCTGGAGTCGTAGCACTTATGCTTCAAGCAAATGATACACTTCAGCCTGACCATGTGCTTCGGTTATTACAATCTACTGCAGATGCAATGACCGGTTATGAATACCATGAAGTAGGGGCTGGTTATGTTAACGCCTATAAAGCTGTAAAAGTTGCAGCTTCTGCAACAAGGAAGAGCGTTAATAAATACTAG